Proteins from one Fragaria vesca subsp. vesca linkage group LG6, FraVesHawaii_1.0, whole genome shotgun sequence genomic window:
- the LOC101290793 gene encoding uncharacterized protein LOC101290793: MEKKLLKRLQTGRNWREFRCFPCAHVVQVMNKANLLAYDYIEDYWKTTFYKKTYELPIYPVPNLDRPNILSFGDSTLQPPKTRRPPERPKSRRIRSFGEQCKEITCSRCHTLGHHNSRTCTNPI, from the exons ATGGAGAAGAAGTTGTTGAAGAGACTGCAGACGGGAAGGAATTGGAGG GAGTTTCGATGCTTTCCTTGTGCGCATGTTGTTCAAGTGATGAATAAAGCCAATCTCCTTGCGTATGACTACATTGAAGACTACTGGAAGACTACATTCTACAAGAAAACATATGAGCTTCCTATCTATCCAGTTCCTAATCTGGATAGGCCTAACATCTTGAGTTTTGGAGATTCCACATTGCAGCCTCCCAAGACTAGAAGACCACCTGAAAGACCAAAGTCGAGAAGAATCAGATCTTTTGGTGAACAATGCAAGGAGATCACTTGCTCGCGTTGTCACACATTAGGCCACCACAACAGCAGGACATGCACCAATCCTATTTGA